A genomic window from Daphnia carinata strain CSIRO-1 chromosome 9, CSIRO_AGI_Dcar_HiC_V3, whole genome shotgun sequence includes:
- the LOC130689132 gene encoding vascular endothelial growth factor receptor 1-like, which translates to MLSYLRIFGIHLNTASAFQCTSQFRRSAITAEISFRVLEAISDPLDNLVIIEKDTVQNLTCRRPPIKDHIQWLKDGLSFDSDQIFLTHNFSIVSLNGTREEIGTYTCQWENSIGEVRYRNFTVDFFNNTPTENLNKTIILLAIILSALFLIGVGIGIKFCLDRKKKSFIGTEELLKGKTSEINDDIPPEYRIEFLPYDKQWEFPRHRLKLGDQLGAGCFGRVMKAEAVGLKDSDKTVKTVAVKMVRSATNAAAMEALIRELKILIYLGSHINVVNLLGACTKGTSRGELFIIIDYCRFGNVQTYLKNCRENFINQVDKFGQLKSEMEVQSMNLPDCTSYDIDKTAMKSTSFKSISDRLHPPPFSQQHPNSTSNQCISTRDLISWSYQIVRGMDYLASKKVIHGDLAARNILLADKGVVKVSDFGMAKKMYYKSNYVKKGQFLMPVKWMAIESLTDNSFSSQSDVWSYGVLLWELFSLGKVPFPGMDVAHVLVKEIRKGYRMEKPDFAPNVFGKIMADCWKTKPDERPTFGQLDELIIGQLESSVPSMYLNMNDECGKIDEESGATSNRNVLVEIMDRATMA; encoded by the exons ATGCTAAGTTATTTGCGTATCTTCGGAATTCATCTGAACACGGCTTCAGCATTTCAATGTACAAGCCAGTTTCGGCGTTCAGCCATAACAGCCGAAATTTCATTTCGAGTCTTGG AAGCAATTAGTGATCCCCTGGATAACTTGGTCATAATAGAAAAAGATACAGTTCAGAATCTAACATGCAGACGGCCGCCAATCAAAGATCACATCCAATGGCTCAAG GACGGACTATCATTTGACTCAGATCAAATATTTTTGACACACAATTTCTCCATAGTGTCGCTTAACGGAACTCGGGAAGAAATCGGTACGTACACGTGTCAATGGGAAAACAGCATAGGGGAAGTGCGGTATAGGAATTTTACTGTGGACTTCTTCAATAACACGCCGACGGAAAACCTGAACAAGACGATCATCCTCCTAGCTATTATTTTATCGGCTTTATTTCTGATTGGAGTTGGGATCGGCATTAAATTCTGTTTGGATCGG aagaaaaaatctttcaTAGGCACAGAAGAATTATTGAAGGGAAAGACCAGTGAAATCAATGACGACATTCCGCCGGAATATCGAATTGAATTTCTACCCTACGACAAACAATGGGAATTTCCGAGGCATCGCCTCAAACTTG GGGATCAACTGGGAGCGGGATGTTTCGGTAGGGTTATGAAAGCTGAAGCTGTTGGACTAAAAGACTCGGATAAAACTGTTAAAACGGTGGCAGTTAAAATGGTTCGATCTGCAACTAACGCTGCCGCAATGGAAGCTCTAATCAGAGAGTTGAAAATCTTGATCTACCTTGGATCGCACATTAATGTTGTCAATTTACTGGGAGCCTGCACAAAAGGAACATCCAGAG GAGAACTGTTCATCATCATTGATTATTGTCGATTCGGAAATGTGCAAACCTATTTGAAGAACTGTCGGGAAAATTTTATCAATCAAGTGGACAAGTTCGGTCAGCTGAAAAGCGAAATGGAAGTCCAATCGATGAATCTACCAGATTGCACTTCATACGACATAGACAAAACTGCAATGAAATCAACTTCAT TTAAATCTATCTCTGATCGATTGCACCCACCACCATTCTCGCAACAACATCCAAATTCTACTTCAAATCAATGCATTTCTACAAGGGATTTAATATCTTGGTCTTATCAAATAGTTCGAGGAATGGATTATTTAGCCAGCAAAAAG GTAATTCACGGAGATTTAGCTGCTCGTAATATTCTGTTGGCCGACAAGGGAGTGGTCAAAGTATCAGATTTCGGAATGGCCAAGAAAATGTACTACAAAAGCAATTATGTGAAAAAAGGGCAG TTCTTGATGCCAGTCAAATGGATGGCCATCGAATCGTTGAcggataattcattttcaagcCAATCGGACGTTTGGTCGTACGGTGTCCTTTTATGGGAACTTTTTTCGCTTGGCAAAGTGCCATTCCCAG GAATGGATGTTGCTCACGTTCTCGTGAAAGAAATACGGAAAGGATATCGCATGGAAAAACCTGATTTCGCACCAaatgtttttggaaaaataatGGCAGATTGTTGGAAAACGAAACCGGACGAGAGACCAACATTTGGTCAGTTAGATGAATTGATCATAGGGCAGTTGGAATCGTCTGTTCCCTCCATGTATTTGAATATGAACGATGAGTGCggaaaaattgatgaagaaagCGGTGCAACCAGCAATCGCAATGTGCTGGTGGAAATCATGGACAGGGCTACTATGGCTTAG
- the LOC130689130 gene encoding vascular endothelial growth factor receptor 1-like yields MLILRSFSNSAHHTPSICVKWFVLFLFHMTKQNQVDGPSDFLRLIPEAEWQVIEPGSWLTLTCISKLNSSSWLLPHYFNNKRTKVSNNRVLKTSDKNQTHFLSTLTLRNATIADIGSYGCALHKRYRKSIIRKQYVYVSTDRDLVFLDRTSWNSKYGFHLGALQLDIPQHRPGIIPCLPTHPNVTISLVHETSIINDSEFEKKNIIISMPNSSWSFDPDRGLTLNNSKLSDAGEYFCVGSKGNITQKKMFALNVMGIELDRVGDPSDLREGENVTFVCRYIGQNPATLHWFYRNSGSGKIQIIRTKNHTKDYEIEMYYKTTERFFGGFHTLSYLRVFGIHLNTALAFRCISQFRHTAVSAEISFRVLEAISDPLDNLVIIEKDTAQNLTCRRPPIKDHIQWLKDGLSFDSDQIFLTHNFSIVSLNGTREEIGTYTCQWENSIGEVRYRNFTVDFFNDTPTENLNKTTILLTIILSVLFLIGVGIGIKLCLDRKKKSFIGAEELLNGTTSEMNDDIPPEYRIEFLPYDKQWEFPRHRLKLGNQLGAGCFGRVVKAKAVGLKDSDKTVKTVAVKMIRSATNAAAMEALIRELKILIYLGSHTNVVNLLGACTKSASRGELLLIIDYCRFGNVQTYLKNCRGNFINQIDKQGQLKSEMEVQSTGVSDCISFDTNHTATSSQSISDRLYPPPFSQQDPNSTSNQCISTRDLISWSYQIVRGMDYLASKKVIHGDLAARNILLADKGVVKVSDFGMAKKMYYKTNYVKKGQFLMPVKWMAIESLTENSFSSQSDVWSYGVLLWELFSLGQVPYPGMDVAHVLVKEIRKGYRMGKPDFAPNIFGNIMADCWKTKPDERPTFGQLDELIIGQLESSVLAIYLNMNDQCGKIDEESGTTTNRNVLVESVDRTSMEK; encoded by the exons ATGCTAATCTTACGgtcattttcaaattcagcACATCATACGCCCTCAATCTGTGTCAAATGGTTTGTTCTCTTCCTCTTTCATATGACCAAGCAAAACCAAGTGGACGGTCCTTCCGATTTTTTAAGATTGATACCCGAAGCAGAGTGGCAGGTGATCGAGCCTGGTTCATGGCTAACGCTGACTTGCATTTCCAAACTAAATAGTTCCTCGTGGTTGCTACCGCattatttcaacaacaaacgg ACGAAAGTGAGTAATAATCGTGTACTCAAAACCTCTGACAAGAACCAAACGCATTTTCTTTCGACATTAACTTTGAGAAATGCAACGATCGCAGACATCGGCAGTTACGGTTGTGCTTTGCACAAGAGATATAGGAAATCAATTATCAGAAAACAATACGTCTACGTTTCta CTGACAGAGATCTCGTGTTCCTCGACCGAACGTCATGGAACTCCAAATACGGATTCCATTTGGGTGCACTTCAGTTAGATATCCCACAACATCGCCCTGGAATAATTCCTTGCCTGCCTACCCACCCGAATGTCACTATTTCGCTTGTACACGAAACCAGCATAATCAACGATTCTgaattcgaaaagaagaatataATA ATCTCAATGCCCAATTCCAGTTGGTCGTTCGATCCAGATCGTGGACTCACGCTAAATAATTCAAAGCTAAGCGACGCCGGAGAGTATTTTTGTGTGGGATCAAAAGGCAATAtcacgcaaaagaaaatgtttgcattGAATGTCATGG GAATAGAACTTGATAGGGTGGGCGATCCTAGTGATCTACGTGAAGGTGAAAACGTCACATTTGTTTGTCGTTACATAGGCCAAAATCCTGCTACGCTGCATTGGTTCTACCGAAACAGTGGCAGTGGGAAAATCCAAATTATACGTACAAAAAACCACACAAAAG ACTATGAAATAGAGATGTATTATAAAACTACGGAGAGGTTTTTTGGTGGCTTTCACACGCTAAGTTATTTGCGTGTCTTCGGAATTCATCTGAACACGGCTTTAGCATTTCGATGTATAAGCCAGTTTCGGCATACAGCCGTATCAGccgaaatttcttttcgagTCTTGG AAGCAATTAGCGATCCCCTGGATAACTTGGTCATAATAGAAAAAGATACAGCTCAGAATCTAACATGCAGACGGCCGCCAATCAAAGATCACATCCAATGGCTCAAG GACGGACTATCATTTGACTCAGATCAAATATTTTTGACACACAATTTCTCCATAGTGTCGCTTAACGGAACTCGGGAAGAAATCGGTACGTACACGTGTCAATGGGAAAACAGCATAGGTGAAGTGCGGTATAGAAATTTTACCGTGGACTTCTTCAATGACACGCCGACGGAAAACCTGAACAAGACGACCATCCTCCTAACTATTATTTTATCGGTTTTATTTCTGATTGGAGTTGGGATCGGCATTAAACTCTGTTTGGATCGG aagaaaaaatctttcaTAGGCGCAGAAGAATTACTAAATGGAACGACCAGTGAAATGAATGACGACATTCCGCCGGAATatcgaattgaatttttacCCTACGACAAACAATGGGAATTTCCGAGACATCGCCTCAAACTTG GGAATCAACTGGGAGCTGGATGTTTCGGTCGGGTTGTGAAAGCCAAAGCTGTTGGACTAAAAGACTCGGATAAAACTGTTAAAACGGTGGCAGTTAAAATGATTCGATCCGCAACTAACGCTGCCGCAATGGAAGCTCTAATCAGAGAGTTGAAAATCTTGATCTACCTTGGATCGCACACTAATGTTGTCAATTTATTGGGAGCCTGCACAAAAAGTGCATCCAGAG GTGAACTCTTACTCATCATTGATTATTGTCGATTCGGAAATGTGCAAACCTATTTGAAGAACTGCAGGGGCAATTTTATCAATCAAATCGACAAACAAGGTCAGCTGAAAAGCGAAATGGAAGTCCAATCGACGGGCGTGTCAGATTGCATTTCTTTCGACACAAATCATACTGCAACTTCAT CTCAATCTATCTCTGATCGATTGTACCCACCACCATTCTCGCAACAAGATCCAAATTCTACTTCAAATCAATGCATTTCTACAAGGGATTTAATATCCTGGTCTTATCAAATAGTTCGAGGAATGGATTATTTAGCCAGCAAAAAG GTAATTCACGGAGATTTAGCTGCTCGTAATATTCTGTTGGCCGACAAGGGAGTGGTCAAAGTATCAGATTTCGGAATGGCCAAGAAAATGTACTACAAAACCAATTATGTGAAAAAAGGGCAG TTCTTGATGCCAGTCAAATGGATGGCCATCGAATCGTTGACGGAGAATTCATTTTCAAGCCAATCGGACGTTTGGTCGTACGGTGTCCTTTTATGGGAACTTTTTTCGCTTGGCCAAGTGCCCTACCCAG GAATGGATGTTGCTCACGTTCTCGTGAAGGAAATACGGAAAGGATATCGCATGGGAAAACCTGATTTCGCACCAAATATTTTTGGAAACATAATGGCAGATTGTTGGAAAACGAAACCGGACGAGAGACCAACATTTGGTCAGTTAGATGAATTGATCATAGGGCAGTTGGAATCGTCTGTTCTAGCTATTTATTTGAATATGAACGATCAATGTggaaaaattgatgaagaaagCGGTACAACCACCAATCGCAATGTGCTGGTGGAAAGTGTGGACAGGACTAGtatggaaaaataa